Below is a genomic region from Treponema sp. OMZ 798.
TATTAAATATTGTAATAAAAAGCAAAATAGTATAAAATTAAAAGCATAATTGTTAATATAAGCAGGATAGGTAAAATAAAATCATCTAACACTCGCTTCAACCTGACATTGCGGAGTAGCCGCAAATGCAGGTTAAGCGAATGTTATACGGATGCCTGACGGCACGATAAACTGTAACTTTGAAAAAGTAGGGTGTATATTTTTACAAATTAAAGCGTAAAACCCAAATTAAAAGCTTAGTTTTTTTGATTAAAGTTGTGTTTTATTATAATGGCTACTTGATTAAGGAAAATAAAACTTTCATCTGAGAATTTTAAAACTAGTTAAGGAAATCGAAGAATTAAAAGTCCTTCGGACGGGCGTGGTAATTATAATAATTATTTGTTGAGGAAAATAAAACTTTCATCTTAGGTTTTTTAAACTTGGTAAGGAAATCGACGAGTTAAAAGTCCTTCGGACGGTCATGGTGATTATAATAATTAACTTGTTAAGGAAAATGAACTTTTATCTTAGTATTTTAGAACTCGTTTAGGAAATCAACGAGCTATAAGTCCTTCGGACGGTCTGGTAATTATAATAATTACTTGCTAAGGAAAATGAACTTTTATCTTAGTATTTTAGAACTCGTTTAGGAAATCAACGAGCTATAAGTCCTTCGGACGGTCATGGTAATTATAATAATTATTTGTTAAGTGAAATAAAATTTTAGCATTATAGTAAAATTTTAAGCTTTTTTATTTATGGATGTATAGTAATAAAAAGTTAAATAGTGTAAGATTAAAAGCTTAATTGTTAATATAACGGTTGACTTAAAATAAGAGCGTATAACACTCGCTTCAACCTGACATTGCGGAGTAGCCGCAAATGCAGGTTAAGCGAATGTTAGATTGACGCTTCGCGCGGAGGATTAAAAATGAGTAGAACACTGTGTTTAAAAATACTTTACGTTATAATACTTGCATTGCTTGGGATTATTGTTTATTGGATTATATCAAATACTAGCGAGGAACATCGATTTATTACTTCTCTTTTTATTGCTCTACTTTTGCTTATACCCGGAAGAGTAAACCAATATCTTTATCAAGATTTCTATAGAGGTAGAAAGTATTTGGATAAAGATGATTTAGATAAAGCGTTATATTACTTTTTAAAATTTGAGCACTGTATTGAGGAAAAGCCATGGAAAAAAAATATTTTCTGGATGACATGGTCTTTCTCTATCTATACTATAGATATCTTAGCCATGGTTAAAAACAATATTAGCACTGTCTATATAAGAAAAGAACAATATGAAGAAGCAGAAAAATATATTAACGCTGCTTTAAAGATTGATGGTAAATATCCACTTCCATATTTTAATCTTTCTATCATTAATATGGTTAATGGTAAGAAAGAAGAATGTATGAATAACATTGAAAAGAGCAGAAAATTGGGAATGAATAATAGCAAAGTAGATAAGTTTATAAGAAATATGCAGTCTATGTATGCTGATATTCAATCTGTTTGAAAGTAAAAATAAATCTAACACCCGCTTCAACCTGCCATTTGTTTTGTCACGAAAGTTGCTTAAGGCAGTCGCTGCTGATGTAGCTCCCTTTTTTATGCAACTTTCGCGCCAACTTTGCTGACGCTTACGCGTCGGCAAAGGCACAAATGCAGGTTAAGCGAATGTTAGACAGATGCCTAACGGCACAATTAACTGCAACTTTGAAAAAGTAGTGTGTATTTTTTTGTAAATTAAAGCGTAAAACCCAAGTTAAAAGCTTAGGTTCTTTGAATAAAGTTTTGTTTTATTATAATATCTATTTTGATAAGGAAAAATAAACTTTCATCTGAGGATTTTTAAACTCGTTAAGGAAATCAACAAAATAAAAGTCCTTTGGACGGTCTGTGTTTATAATAATTATTTTCTAAGGAAAATAAAGTTTTATCTGAGTGTTTTTAAACTTTTTAAGGAAATCAACGATTTAAAAGTCCTTCGGACGGTCTGTGTTTATAATAATTATTTTCTAAGGAAAATTAAAATTTATCTAAGTATTTTAAACTCGTTAAGGAAATCGACAAAATAAAAGTCCTTCGGACGGTCTGGTAATTATTATAATTATTTGTTAATGAAAATAAAATTTTAGCTTTATAGTAAAATTGTTGATTTTTTAATTTAATGATGAAAAGCTGTATAGGTTAAAAAATAAAGTCTAATTGTTAAGAATAAGCTTATAATTTTAAGATAATATTATTTATAAAAGTTTAGTTTTGTAAATAATAAAGCTTCATAGTAAAATTTTAAGTTTTTTTATTTATTAAATATAGTAATAAAAAGCAAAATAGTGTAAAATTAAAAGCATAATTGTTAATATAAGCGATTAAATAAACTAAAAGTGTCTAACACCCGCTTCAACCTGACAAACGGGACTGAGCCCGTTTGCAGGTTAAGCGAATGTTAGACAGACACGCTTTGCGTGCAAAAGGATATAATTATAAAAAATGAGCAGATATGAAAATAAATAAACATGATGTAATTTTTGCTTCTCAACCAAGTAGATTTAATATATTTTTACAAGTATACATATATGTAACCTATATTTTTTTGACTTGTATATATATAAATATTTATTTTATAAACGATATGGCAAGCAAATTAAACGATATTATTGGATGCTTTCTTGGCTCATTAATACTTTTATTTATAATTTTATTTACACCAATAAATAATCATTTGACTATTACAAAAAATGAATTGATTATATTTATCGATCATATTATTCAAAAAAGAATTTATATACCTTTTTCTATAATTAAAGGATTCAGGTTGCATTCCATGTTTCAATTCAGATTAGGCGAAGTATTTATTCTAAATATAAAGCAAAATAACTTAATTTTAAAGTATTATTTCCATGAGCTTTCAAACAATACCATTAACCAATTTTCGCAAATGGATTTTGCTGAACTATCAAAAGAATCGAAAGAAGAAGTACCTGTTATTTATAAATATGGATTATCAATAAAAGGTTTTTTAATTTTATTGCATTATTTTGTTGCAATAGTTATTGCTAGTATTATCTTTTAATAAATAAAATCATCTAACACAGTTTGCAAAACCAAGAAAAGAGATAATTCTGTTTGCAGCTCAACCGCATGTTAGCCGGATGGTTTAATAAACGATTAACTGCAATTTTGAAAAATTGAGTGTGTATTTTCTGTAAATTAAAACTTAAAAGCTTATGTTCTTTGATTAAAGTTGTGTTATAATATCTACTTGGATAAGGAAAATAAGCTTTTATCTTAGGATTTTATAACTCGTTTAGGAAATCGACGAGTTAAAAGTCCTTCGGACGGTCATGGTGATTATAATAATTAACTTAGTGAGGAAAATAAAGTTTTAATTTTTGATTTTTAAGGATTTAGTAATTAAAAAGCTGTATAGGTTAAAAAATAAAGTCTAATTGTTAAGAATAAGCTTATAATTTTAAGATAATATTATTTATAAAAGTTTAATTTTGTAAATAATAAAGATTTATAGTAAAATTTTAAGTTTTTTTATTTATTAAATATAGTAATGAAAAGCAAAATAGTGTAAAATTAAAAGCATAATTGTTAATATAAGCGATTAAATAAAATAAAAGTGTCTAACACCCGCTTCAACCTGACATTGCGGAGAAGCCGCAAATGCAGGTTAAGCGAATGTTAGATTGACCTGCCTACGGCAGGCAGGTGCGGAACCAATCAAAGCATTCTTTCGACGAAAAATAAAAATAATTGCAATGAAAAAAAAACATTGCGAAAGGATGGTTGAAAGATGAAACAAAAGAGGTTAGTTTCAATGTTATTAGTTGCAGCATTATGTACTACATCATTGTTTGCAATTGATCTGAGTGTTGGTGGTGGTATTGATTTTACACATGCCACAAAAAAAGCAGAGATTGATACAGGGTGGTTTAAGGTTAGCCCTAAAGCAACTGGTAATTTTTTTGGTGTAAAATGTTTTTTTGATGCACAATATGTTTTGGGTACTCTCGGTTTTAGCTTTGGTAGTAGTGAAGTTACTCCTTTGGTATCTGGAATTAATATGAGTTACTTTAATATGGCTTTTTTTGGAAAATATCCATTTACAGTTGGTATTGCAAAGATTTATCCCCTGTTTGGATTTGATTTAAATTTTAATATTTCTTGTAAAAAAGATGGAGAAAATTATAAAGAGAATCTTGATTCAAGTTATAATTTTCATCGACATTATGTTGCATTTGGTGTTGGATCAGATGTTTATGTAAAAGAAAGATTATTTTTAAAGCCTAGTTTATTACTTGGATTTCAGATGAATAAAAATATGGGTTCAGCAGCAACGAAAGAGAGCGGTTTTATGTTTAACCTTGGTTTTAGTGTTGGATATAAGTTATAGTTATAACTTTACAGTTTTGCATATAAAAAGTTCCGTAAAATATGCAAAACTGTTTTTAATGGAAGTTTAATATAGTCAAAGTATATAAAGGAAATCGAAAAAATGTGTTAGTTTTTGTTGGAAAAATAAAATCTAACACTCGCTTCAACCTGACATTGCGGACGAGCCGCAAATGCAGGTTAAGCGAATGTTAGGTTGACGTGCCCATGGCACGCTAAATAAGACTAATGTATGTTTTCTAAATTTTATACCTCAATGAAAGGTAAGGAGATTTGTAAGGTGAAAAAAATAATATTAACTATTCTAATCATTTTTATGGTCTTTTCCGGAAATATATCTGCAGAGGATTTAGACAATCAGGAAAAAACCATAAGTATCAATTTTGATTTTACCAGAAAATTCGGCTTAGCAAGCAATCAATTTGCTGTATGGGTTGAAAACGGAAAAGGTATGCTCGTAAAAAATTTATTTGTTACGGATTTTACAGCCGGAAAGGGTTGGGAAAAAAGACCTGAAAGCCTGCCTTTATGGAGAAAAGCTTTAAAAGCAGCCGGAATAGACGGAATAAGCAGTGCAACTCCTAAATCGGAGAAGGTTCAAGCTGTAAAAGAAACTGGCATAGACGGAATAAGTAGTGCGACTCCTAAATCCGGGAAGATTCAATTGGAATGGGATATCAAAAATGAAAATGGAGGACTTGTAGGAAAGGGAACCTATAAAATATGTATTGAAGCAAATATAAAATGGGAAAATACCGTATTATTTACATGCGAGATAAAAATAGATGATAATATCACGCTAGGTGAAATTACCGAAAAAATATCGGGCAAAGGTTATGATAAACAAAAACTGATAACTAATGTAGAAATAAAATAAATTTGACTTTCAGGAGATAATCATGAATAAAACTGCCATCATCTACGCTTCGATCCATCATAAAAATACCGAAAAATTACTAACAGGAATTTCAAAAGAGATAGAAATCGATATCTTTAATGTTAATAAAATAAAAGAAATAGATTTTTCAAAATATGAAACAATAGGTTTTGCCTCAGGAATATATATGGAGAAATTTCATCAATCAATTTATAAATTTTTAGAAAAACACAAAGCAGATATACCTAAGAAAACTTTTGTACTTTGTACCAGTGGAATTGGAAAAGGACGATATGCAAAAAAATTCTTTTCTTATTTACAAGACAAAGACTTTGAAGTTTTAGGAGCTTTTGAATGTAAGGGCTTCGATACCTACGGCTTATTTAAATTCTTCGGCGGTCTAGCCAAAGGACATCCCAATACTACGGATATTGAGAATGCCGTTGAATTTGTGAAAAATATTGGGGCGAAAATGCTGCTGTAAGTGGAAAATTTCTCAATGATTATTTATATTCACTAGCTTATTATAACTTTAATATAAGTAATGTAAAGAAAAAAGTAGTTAATATAATGTATTTATATTATGCGAAACGTAATTATAAAAAATTATTATAATAACCTAACACCCGCTTCAACCTGACAATTGTTTTGTCACGAAAGTTGCTTAGGGCGGTCGCTGCTTGCGCAGCTCCCTTTTTTATGCAACTTTCGCGCCAACTTTGCCTTAACGCTTCGCGTCGGCAAAGGCACAAATGCAGGTTAAGCGAATGTTAGACAGATGCCTAACGGCACAATTAACTGCAACTTTGAAAAAGTAGTGTGTTTTTTTTTGTAAATTAAAGCGTAAAACCCAAGTTAAAAGCTTAGGTTCTTTGAATAAAGTTTTGTTTTATTATAATATCTATTTTGATAAGGAAAAATAAACTTTCATCTGAGGATTTTTAAACTCGTTAAGGAAATCAACAAAATAAAAGTCCTTCGGACGGTCTGGTAATTATAATAATTAACTTGGTAAGGAAAATAAAACTTTTATCTAAGGATTTTTAAACTAGCTAAAGAAATCGACGAAATAAAAGTCCTTCGGACGGTCATGGTGATTATAATAATTAACTTGTTAAGGAAAAATAAAGTTTTATCTTAGGATTTTATAACTCGTTAAGGAAAACAACAAAATAAAAGTCCTTCGGACGGTCATGGTAATTATTATAATTATTTGCTAAGTAAAATAAAATTTTAGCTTTATAGTAAAATTGTTGATTTTTTAATTTAATGATGAAAAGCTGTATAGGTTAAAAAAAGTCTAATTGTTAAGAATAAGCTTATAATTTTAAGATAATATTATTTATAAAAGTTTAGTTATTGTAAATAATAAAGCTTCATAGTAAAATTTTAAGTTTTTTTATTAAATATAGTAATAAAAAGCAAAATAGTGTAAAATTAAAAGCATAATTGTTAATATAAGCGATTAAATAAACTAAAAGTGTCTAACACCCGCTTCAACCTGACATTGCGGAGTAGCCGCAAATGCAGGTTAAGCGAATGTTAGACGGATGCCCTACGGCACGATAAACTGTAACTTTGAAAAATAGGGTGTGTTTTTGTAAATTAAAGCTTAAGACTCGAATTAATAGCTTAGTTTTTTGAATAAAGTTATGTTTTATTATAATGGCTACTTGCGTAAGGAAAATGAGACTTTTATCTAACCATTTTAAAACTTATTAAGGCAGTCAACGAAAAATATGACACTTTTTCATTCTCTTAAACTCAAAAACTATATGAAAAGATAAAATCTTATTTATAAAAAAATAGTTTGAATTATTAATAGATGATTTTTTTTATAAAATATTGTATACTATGAAAAATGGAGGGTTCCTATACTATTTTATGATATATAAAAACAATAATTCATTAAACAACACAGTTGATATTGTTCCAATGGTAACCATTTTTATTGAAAAGGAGGATAAAATTTTGATGTTGAAACGGGCTCCAACAAAGAAGATCGCCCCTAATAAGTGGGCTGGAATTGGCGGACATATTGAGAAAGAAGAATATAAAACTCCAATGAAAGCATGTCTAAGAGAATTGGAAGAAGAAACCGGTCTCATAGTAAATGATTTAATATATATAAACCTTAAATACTTAATTATACGGAACGTAAAAGATGAGATATTAAGAGAGCAGTATGTTTATTTTGGAAAAACGGACAAGAATCCTTTATTTTATGAATTCTCGGAAGGTAAACTGGAATGGATTGATAAAAGTAAAGTAATGACTCTTGAAATGCCAATGACATGTGAATATATACTAAAACATTATTTTGAAAGTGAAATCAGTAAGAGACTGGAAGTTGGCGTTGCAACATATTTTAACGGGAAAGAAAATATACTTTGGAATGAAATGCTGGATTTTGATAATTACAAAGGTAAAAGCGTCTAACACCCGCTTCAACCTGACATTGCCTTTGAGGCAATGCAGGTTAAGCGAATGTTAGGTTGACACCGCTTTCGCGGTGCTAATTGGAAATATAATATGTGTAGTCAAATTGAAGTGCTTCATTTTGGATATCAATGTCCATGGGTTGATCAGACAATAGAAAATTTGGAAAAATATACTAAGAATGAAAAAATATTGTTTAATACATTAGATGTTAGTATGAACAGACATGATAGAAAAATTGTTTTTCCATTTATGATAGCTGTAGATGGTCAAGTAACGACAGGCTCTCCTGTATATCCATCAAATGTTAGTGATTTACTTAAAAAAGAATACAATGGTTTTGTAAAGAATGAAACTGATATGCAAGATGATGATTTGGATATTATTCGAAGTTTAGATAGTTATACAATTGATGATTCAATAAGAGTATGTTGTAATAATGAAAAAATAAATTGTAGGAAAAAACCGTGGTATTTACAAAACTCTGATTTTTTCTTTGGCTATGTTGGTTATAAAAACAATAAGCCAGTATGCATGATTGATATTATCGAATCAGATAAGTTCAGTTGTTTCGATACAATGCAGTGTAACAAAATAATACATATTTTATGTGTATATAGTAATGATAAAAAATATAATTATATAAAAAGTATGTTTAAAATGATTATACCTGAATTATCTGGCAAGTATGATGGAATGCAAATAATAGTTGCTGAAAATAGTTGTTATCCCAATGGGGACATTGCGTTATTTGAAAATATAGGTTTTGTTAAAATAAAAGATCTTGGTTCTACATATCTGTTGAAAAAAGGATATGATAATATTTTTTTAATGTTCAAATTGTTAAGATGATAATTGTATTATGGAATATTCTATAGGGGATTACTAATATGAATAAAATAGTTGTCGATTTTGAGAAAAATTAACATAGCTTCTTTCGATAGTCTTGAGGATATTTTTTGTGACAATATAAAAATATATCTACCAAACACAACAAAAGTTTTCGTATCAAAAAAGAAGTATATATAATTTAATAAAAAATATCTCGGGTGCTGGTATACTACAATTAAAGAATATAATGAATATGAAGAGTATATAATAACTACAGTTCTTATTGAAAACTCAGTAGAGAAGATAAGCTTTTATGTTACATCGTATTTTAAGATTGATGATTACAAGGTAAAAGAGATTAAAGAGTATTGAGGCAATAATGGAGAGTCACCTGTGTGAAGAATAAATGAGAAATTATCAGAGCATACTGATAATCTAACACCCGCTTCAACCTGACATTGCGGAGGAGCCGCAAATGCAGGTTAAGCGAATGTTAGACAGATGCCTTACGGCACAATTAACTGCAACTTTGAAAAAATGGTGCGTGTTTTTTGTAAATTAAAGTGTAAAACCCAAATTAAAAGCTTAGGTTCTTTCGAGTAAAGTTGTGTTTTATTATAGTGACTACTTGGATAAGGAAAATAGAACTTTTATCTGAGAATTTTAAAACTAGTTTAGGAATTCAACGAGTTAAAAGTCCTTCGGACGGTCTGGTAATTATAATAATTACTTTCTAAGGAAAAATAACTTTTATCTGAGTGTTTTTAAACTTTTTAAGGAAATCGACGAGTTAAAAGTCCTTCGGACGGTCTATGTTTATAATAATTGCTTTCTACGGAAAATTAAAATTCATCTAAGTATTTTAAACTCGTTAAGGAAATCAATAAAATAAAAGTCCTTCGGACGGTCATGGTAATTATTATAATTATTTGCTAAGTAAAGTAAAATTTTAGCTTTATAGTAAAATTGTTGATTTTTTAATTTAATGATGAAAAGCTGTATAGGCTAAAAAAAGTCTAATTGTTAAGAATAAGCTTATGATATTAAGAGAATATTATTTATAAAAGATTAGTTTTGTAAATTATAGTTAAATAAATAGTTTTTAGTATATGCGTTAAGTAATATGAAAGTTATATATGCAAATAATAAAGCTTTATAGTAAAATTTTAAGTTTTTTATTTATTAAATATAGTAATAAAAAGCAAAATAGTGTAAAATTAAAAGCACAATTGTTAATATAAGCGATTAAATAAAATAAAAGTGTCTAACACCCGCTTCAACCTGACATTGCGGAGGAACCGCAAAGCAGGTTAAGCGGTAGTTAGACGGATGCCTTACGACACGATAAACTGTAACTTTGAAAAAGTAGTGTGTATTTTTTTGTAAATTAAAGCGTAAAACCCAAGTTAAAAGCTTAGGTTCTTTGAATAAAGTTTTGTTTTATTATAATATCTATTTTGATAAGGAAAAATAAACTTTCATCTGAGGATTTTTAAACTCGTTAAGGAAATCAACGATTTAAAAGTCCTTCGGACGGTCTGTGTTTATAATAATTATTTTCTAAGGAAAATTAAAATTTATCTAAGTATTTTAAACTCGTTAAGGAAATCGACAAAATAAAAGTCCTTCGGACGGTCTGGTAATTATTATAATTATTTGTTAATGAAAATAAAATTTTAGCTTTATAGTAAAATTGTTGATTTTTTAATTTAATGATGAAAAGCTGTATAGGTTAAAAAATAAAGTCTAATTGTTAAGAATAAGCTTATAATTTTAAGATAATATTATTTATAAAAGTTTAGTTTTATAAATAATAAAGTTTTACAGTAAAATTTTAAGTTTATTTATTAAATATAGTAATAAAAAGCAAAATAGTGTAAAATTAAAAGCATAATTGTTAATATAAGCGATTAAATAAACTAAAAGTGTCTAACACCCGCTTCAACCTGACATTGCGGACGAGCCGCAAAGCAGGTTAAGCGAATGTTAGAATGACACGCCATAGGCGTATGTAAGTAAAGGACAAATTCATGAACAAAATTAGAAGATCTGTTATAGACAATAATAAAGTTTCAAAACTTTTATTGTTTAGTTTAGGAGGATTTTCACAAAAGGTTTTAATCGAAGGTAGATGTGATGATTTACCAATATTAATAACATTACATGGTGGTCCTGGGACACCAATTCCTTTTTCTGTAGGTTGTAGAGGGATGTTTCCACAATTTACTGATAATTTTATAATGGTTTATTGGGATCAGCTTGGATGTGGAATCAATAACCACGAAATTGATAACCATTTCACAATTAATCATTTTGTTCAGATGACATGCGATTTAATTGATGCTATAAAAAAAGAATTTCCAAGTAATAAATTGTTTATATTTAGTATGTCGTGGGGAAGTATATTAAGTTTATTAGTATCTGAACAAAAAACAGAATTAATTGATGGTGTCGTAGCTTCAGGACAAATTGTAA
It encodes:
- a CDS encoding type IV pilus biogenesis/stability protein PilW, whose protein sequence is MSRTLCLKILYVIILALLGIIVYWIISNTSEEHRFITSLFIALLLLIPGRVNQYLYQDFYRGRKYLDKDDLDKALYYFLKFEHCIEEKPWKKNIFWMTWSFSIYTIDILAMVKNNISTVYIRKEQYEEAEKYINAALKIDGKYPLPYFNLSIINMVNGKKEECMNNIEKSRKLGMNNSKVDKFIRNMQSMYADIQSV
- a CDS encoding DUF2271 domain-containing protein, with amino-acid sequence MKKIILTILIIFMVFSGNISAEDLDNQEKTISINFDFTRKFGLASNQFAVWVENGKGMLVKNLFVTDFTAGKGWEKRPESLPLWRKALKAAGIDGISSATPKSEKVQAVKETGIDGISSATPKSGKIQLEWDIKNENGGLVGKGTYKICIEANIKWENTVLFTCEIKIDDNITLGEITEKISGKGYDKQKLITNVEIK
- a CDS encoding flavodoxin domain-containing protein, which translates into the protein MNKTAIIYASIHHKNTEKLLTGISKEIEIDIFNVNKIKEIDFSKYETIGFASGIYMEKFHQSIYKFLEKHKADIPKKTFVLCTSGIGKGRYAKKFFSYLQDKDFEVLGAFECKGFDTYGLFKFFGGLAKGHPNTTDIENAVEFVKNIGAKMLL
- a CDS encoding NUDIX domain-containing protein, producing the protein MIYKNNNSLNNTVDIVPMVTIFIEKEDKILMLKRAPTKKIAPNKWAGIGGHIEKEEYKTPMKACLRELEEETGLIVNDLIYINLKYLIIRNVKDEILREQYVYFGKTDKNPLFYEFSEGKLEWIDKSKVMTLEMPMTCEYILKHYFESEISKRLEVGVATYFNGKENILWNEMLDFDNYKGKSV